The Streptomyces seoulensis genome contains a region encoding:
- a CDS encoding DUF881 domain-containing protein: MSNSADSQGTESMGSAPARRPRFRPVRILTAGVFALAGLIFVTSFNTAKGTDLRTDTSLLKLSDLIQERSRKNQGLDESNATLRHNVESLAEGDDGSSRAQDERLGGLEKSAGTERLTGKAVTVTLNDAPPNATAKLPGYPPPQPDYLVIHQQDLQAVVNALWHGGAQGIKVMDQRLISTSAVRCVGNTLILQGRVYSPPYKITAVGDPDRLKQALAASKAIQNYMVYVNVYGLGWDVADEGTVTLPGYTGTVDLHYATPVK, from the coding sequence TTGAGCAATTCTGCCGACTCCCAGGGTACGGAATCAATGGGTTCCGCTCCGGCCCGTCGTCCGCGCTTCAGGCCGGTCCGGATTCTCACCGCCGGGGTCTTCGCTCTGGCCGGGCTCATCTTCGTGACCAGCTTCAACACCGCCAAGGGCACCGACCTGCGCACCGACACCTCGCTGCTGAAGCTGTCGGACCTGATCCAGGAGCGCAGCCGGAAGAACCAGGGCCTGGACGAGTCCAACGCCACACTGCGGCACAACGTCGAATCGCTGGCCGAGGGCGACGACGGCAGCAGCCGTGCCCAGGACGAGCGGCTGGGCGGTCTCGAGAAGAGCGCCGGCACCGAGCGGCTCACCGGCAAGGCGGTCACCGTCACCCTCAACGACGCCCCGCCGAACGCCACCGCCAAGCTCCCCGGCTATCCCCCGCCGCAGCCCGACTACCTCGTCATCCACCAGCAGGACCTCCAGGCGGTGGTCAACGCGCTGTGGCACGGCGGCGCCCAAGGCATCAAGGTCATGGACCAGCGGCTGATCTCCACCAGCGCGGTCCGCTGCGTCGGCAACACCCTGATCCTCCAGGGCCGGGTCTACTCGCCCCCGTACAAGATCACCGCTGTGGGTGACCCGGACCGGCTGAAGCAGGCGCTCGCCGCGAGCAAGGCGATCCAGAACTACATGGTGTACGTCAACGTCTACGGCCTCGGCTGGGACGTGGCCGACGAGGGCACCGTCACCCTGCCCGGCTACACCGGCACCGTCGACCTGCACTACGCGACCCCGGTGAAGTAG
- the crgA gene encoding cell division protein CrgA, with the protein MPKSRIRKKADYTPPPVKQAQAIKLTNSAWVAPVMLTMFLIGLAWIVVFYVTDGSLPIDSLDNWNIVVGFGFIAAGFGVSTQWK; encoded by the coding sequence GTGCCGAAGTCACGTATCCGCAAGAAGGCCGACTACACGCCGCCGCCCGTCAAGCAGGCGCAGGCCATCAAGCTCACCAACAGCGCCTGGGTCGCGCCCGTCATGCTGACCATGTTCCTCATCGGCCTGGCGTGGATCGTGGTGTTCTACGTGACCGACGGCTCGCTGCCGATCGACAGCCTGGACAACTGGAACATCGTCGTCGGCTTCGGCTTCATCGCGGCGGGCTTCGGCGTCTCCACCCAGTGGAAGTGA
- a CDS encoding rhomboid family intramembrane serine protease — protein sequence MDQAAAGAQDARSVPGCYRHPDRETGVRCTRCDRPICPECMVDASVGFQCPDCVRGGTPGPSGTGPAAGHVPADNRPRTLAGGTLTSDPRLVTKILIGLNLALFLVQMSAGDVFTNRLDLIGQAYAAHLPGVQGVAEGQYYRLLTSMFLHSGYVHILFNMLSLWWIGGPLEAALGRARYLALYLISGLAGSALTYLLAAPNQPSLGASGAIFGLFGATAVLLRRLRYDMRPVIVLLVVNLIITFGWANIAWQAHIGGLVAGLITGAAMVYAPRERRALVQYGACALVLVVVAVLTLVRTVQLT from the coding sequence ATGGACCAGGCCGCAGCCGGCGCCCAGGACGCCCGCAGCGTGCCCGGGTGCTACCGCCACCCGGACCGCGAGACCGGTGTGCGCTGCACCCGCTGCGACCGGCCGATCTGCCCCGAGTGCATGGTCGACGCATCCGTCGGCTTCCAGTGCCCCGACTGCGTGCGCGGCGGCACCCCCGGCCCGAGCGGCACCGGACCGGCCGCGGGTCACGTCCCGGCCGACAACCGGCCCCGCACCCTGGCGGGCGGCACCCTGACCAGCGATCCCAGGCTGGTCACCAAGATCCTCATCGGGCTGAACCTGGCTCTCTTCCTGGTGCAGATGTCCGCGGGCGATGTCTTCACCAACCGCCTGGACCTCATCGGCCAGGCTTACGCCGCCCACCTACCCGGCGTGCAGGGTGTCGCCGAGGGCCAGTACTACCGCCTGCTGACCTCGATGTTCCTGCACAGCGGGTACGTCCACATCCTGTTCAACATGCTCAGCCTGTGGTGGATCGGCGGCCCGCTGGAGGCCGCCCTCGGCCGCGCCCGCTACCTCGCGCTCTACCTGATCTCCGGTCTGGCGGGCAGCGCGCTCACCTATCTGCTGGCCGCCCCGAATCAGCCCTCCCTGGGCGCGTCCGGTGCGATCTTCGGCCTGTTCGGCGCCACCGCCGTGCTGCTCCGCCGCCTCCGGTACGACATGCGGCCGGTCATCGTGCTGCTGGTGGTCAACCTGATCATCACGTTCGGCTGGGCGAACATCGCCTGGCAGGCGCACATCGGCGGCCTGGTCGCCGGACTGATCACCGGCGCCGCGATGGTGTACGCCCCACGCGAGCGGCGGGCCCTGGTGCAGTACGGCGCCTGTGCGCTGGTGCTCGTCGTGGTGGCCGTGCTCACCCTGGTGAGAACCGTTCAGCTCACCTGA
- a CDS encoding peptidylprolyl isomerase: protein MAEQLYATLKTNHGDIKIRLFANHTPATVRNFVELAQGERSWKHPGTGVESTDRLYDGTTFHRVISGFMLQGGDPLGTGIGGPGYQFPDEFHPDLSFNKPYLLAMANAGPGTNGSQFFITVSPTTWLNRKHTIFGEVADQASQKVVDAIAAVPTGRNDRPVEDVVIESVVVEKTES, encoded by the coding sequence GTGGCCGAGCAGCTTTACGCCACCCTGAAGACGAACCACGGCGACATCAAGATCCGGCTGTTCGCGAACCACACGCCGGCCACGGTGAGGAACTTCGTCGAGCTGGCCCAGGGCGAGCGCTCCTGGAAGCATCCGGGGACGGGCGTGGAGAGCACGGACCGGCTGTACGACGGCACCACCTTCCACCGGGTGATCAGCGGGTTCATGCTGCAGGGCGGCGACCCGCTCGGCACCGGCATCGGCGGCCCCGGCTACCAGTTCCCGGACGAGTTCCACCCCGATCTGTCCTTCAACAAGCCGTATCTGCTCGCCATGGCCAACGCCGGGCCGGGCACCAACGGCTCGCAGTTCTTCATCACGGTCTCGCCGACCACCTGGCTGAACCGCAAGCACACCATCTTCGGCGAGGTCGCCGACCAGGCGAGCCAGAAGGTGGTCGACGCCATCGCCGCCGTCCCCACCGGCCGCAACGACCGTCCGGTCGAGGACGTGGTGATCGAGTCCGTGGTCGTGGAGAAGACCGAGAGCTGA
- a CDS encoding DUF5324 family protein, with product MTRIDSVRAATGSAKDSVLHAADVVAPYADTAKERAAHYTQEARVRLAPVVAQAADQARLQYDARLAPRVERALSHVPPKVDQAAQEAAVLTRKAAKQAAEASRPVIEQAVAAATPVYDEAAARSAAALVALRGNVSAKQIENLARRNERRGRRGRALKYVALASLLAGGAYAVWQWWDRQANPDWLVEPPAATEMPDAARLHSVDGTGPSVLDPEVQAKIDEDIEGDENR from the coding sequence GTGACCCGCATCGACAGCGTGCGCGCCGCGACCGGTTCGGCCAAGGACAGCGTGCTGCACGCAGCGGACGTGGTGGCGCCTTATGCCGACACGGCCAAGGAGCGTGCCGCTCATTACACGCAGGAGGCACGTGTACGGCTGGCGCCCGTGGTCGCCCAGGCGGCCGACCAGGCACGCCTTCAGTACGACGCCCGGCTCGCCCCTCGGGTGGAGCGAGCCCTCTCCCATGTGCCGCCGAAGGTCGACCAGGCAGCGCAGGAGGCAGCCGTGCTCACCCGCAAGGCCGCCAAGCAGGCGGCCGAGGCGTCCCGTCCGGTGATCGAGCAGGCCGTGGCCGCCGCCACCCCGGTGTACGACGAGGCCGCCGCACGCAGTGCCGCCGCCTTGGTCGCGCTGCGGGGCAATGTCTCGGCCAAGCAGATCGAGAACCTGGCCCGCCGCAACGAGCGCCGGGGCCGCAGGGGCCGGGCGCTGAAGTACGTGGCACTGGCGAGCCTGCTCGCGGGCGGCGCCTACGCCGTGTGGCAGTGGTGGGACCGCCAGGCCAACCCGGACTGGCTGGTCGAGCCGCCGGCCGCCACGGAGATGCCCGACGCCGCCCGGCTGCACTCGGTCGACGGCACCGGCCCCTCCGTGCTGGACCCGGAGGTCCAGGCGAAGATCGACGAAGACATCGAGGGCGACGAGAACAGGTGA